A single genomic interval of Malania oleifera isolate guangnan ecotype guangnan chromosome 11, ASM2987363v1, whole genome shotgun sequence harbors:
- the LOC131167319 gene encoding xylan glycosyltransferase MUCI21-like, whose protein sequence is MSFQGCSSKEGGGRRKVGAEEMVHYQRPHQWRKGEEAIGEDESQTSPGYCKRTTRPKLLSLLLFSLLCCFCLILGPQLFRYSSTLSLLYAFGVDGEAMVAKTYASASPCSSISDGTICCDRSSMRSDICFMKGDVRTHSASFSIFLYSSKNTNGFLNNVTGIAREGEEVGVQHEKIKPYTRKWETSVMDKIDELDLVSVKENLGTRRRCDVQHDVPAVFFSTGGYTGNVYHEFNDGIIPLYITSQHMSKNVVFVILDYHKWWITKYGDILSLFSNYPAIDFEGDQRIHCFPEAIVGLRIHDELAVDSSLMEGNKSIRDFRNLLDRAYWPRIRGLIRDEERKAQLKLKEISLSPSSNFSLETEKVVQDEVPMKPKLVILSRNGSRAMVNEDSMVKMAEEIGFRVEILRPDQTTELAKIYRALNSSDVMIGVHGAAMTHFLFLKPGSVFIQVVPLGTEWAAETCYGEPAVKLGLKYSGYKILPKESSLYNEYNKSDPVLKDPRSVANKGWQFTKKIYLDHQNVILDLRRFQKRLVRAYEYSISRKKQNFHLHSSSQSFS, encoded by the exons ATGTCATTTCAGGGCTGCAGCTCAAAAGAGGGGGGAGGAAGAAGAAAGGTGGGTGCAGAGGAAATGGTGCATTATCAGCGGCCCCATCAGTGGAGGAAAGGGGAAGAAGCTATTGGAGAAGATGAGTCACAGACCAGCCCTGGTTATTGCAAGAGAACAACTAGACCTAAGcttctttctctccttctcttttctcttctctgcTGCTTCTGCTTGATCTTGGGTCCCCAGCTGTTCAGATATTCCTCCACTCTCTCCCTCTTAT ATGCATTTGGGGTTGATGGTGAAGCCATGGTTGCTAAAACGTATGCAAGTGCTTCCCCCTGTTCCTCAATCTCTGACG GAACTATCTGTTGCGACAGAAGCAGTATGCGGTCAGATATATGTTTCATGAAAGGGGATGTGAGAACACACTCTGCTTCCTTTTCAATCTTCCTTTACAGCTCAAAAAATACCAATGGTTTCCTCAATAATGTTACGGGCATAGCCCGAGAAGGGGAAGAAGTGGGAGTCCAGCATGAAAAGATCAAACCCTACACCCGGAAATGGGAAACCAGTGTCATGGACAAAATTGATGAATTAGACCTCGTTTCGGTAAAAGAGAATTTGGGCACTCGCCGTCGATGTGATGTTCAGCATGATGTTCCAGCAGTGTTCTTCTCGACTGGAGGCTATACCGGTAACGTGTATCATGAATTCAATGACGGAATCATTCCTCTCTACATTACTTCTCAGCATATGAGCAAAAATGTTGTGTTTGTTATTCTTGATTATCACAAGTGGTGGATTACTAAGTATGGTGATATCCTTTCGCTTTTTTCGAATTATCCGGCAATAGATTTTGAGGGTGACCAGAGAATCCATTGTTTCCCAGAAGCCATTGTTGGTCTAAGAATCCATGATGAGCTCGCTGTGGATTCTTCATTGATGGAGGGGAATAAGAGTATTAGAGATTTTCGAAACCTACTAGATCGAGCTTACTGGCCTCGAATCAGAGGTTTAATCCGAGATGAGGAACGAAAAGCACAATTGAAATTGAAAGAGATTTCTTTATCCCCTTCATCAAACTTCTCATTAGAAACTGAGAAAGTAGTCCAAGATGAGGTTCCGATGAAACCAAAACTGGTTATATTATCTCGAAACGGGTCGAGAGCAATGGTTAACGAGGATTCAATGGTGAAAATGGCAGAGGAAATTGGGTTTCGGGTTGAAATTTTGAGGCCTGATCAGACAACAGAACTGGCAAAGATTTACCGGGCACTAAATTCAAGTGATGTTATGATTGGAGTCCATGGTGCTGCTATGACTCATTTTCTGTTTCTAAAGCCTGGTTCTGTGTTCATCCAAGTAGTTCCCCTGGGAACTGAATGGGCAGCGGAGACTTGTTATGGGGAACCTGCTGTGAAGCTTGGGTTGAAGTACAGTGGCTACAAAATCCTGCCAAAGGAAAGCTCATTGTACAATGAATACAATAAGAGTGATCCTGTGCTGAAAGACCCACGGAGTGTGGCAAACAAGGGGTGGCAATTCACTAAGAAGATTTATCTTGATCACCAAAATGTGATATTGGATCTAAGAAGATTTCAGAAGCGGTTGGTCCGCGCCTATGAATACTCCATCTCTAGAAAGAAACAGAATTTCCATCTTCATTCGTCATCACAATCATTCTCCTGA